The Caproicibacterium lactatifermentans genome contains a region encoding:
- a CDS encoding sugar O-acetyltransferase codes for MDNRTRRDLGLAYIADNAVQNEMKATQKLLYAFNHTDAEQTDQLTSLAYRIIGKAGKGLYIIPPFHCDYGTHISVGSHLFINYNCTILDVASVEIGNHVLLAPNVAIYTAGHPIHPAARRSQYEYGIPVKIGDDVWIGGSAVVLPGVTIGSGSVIGAGSVVTHDIPDNVVAAGNPCRVLRPITEDDKRFYYRDKKFDPEAWAAVCPE; via the coding sequence ATGGATAACCGCACTCGCCGTGACCTTGGGCTCGCTTATATAGCTGACAACGCCGTACAGAACGAAATGAAAGCAACTCAAAAACTGCTTTATGCCTTCAATCACACGGACGCAGAACAGACCGACCAGCTAACATCTCTGGCCTATCGAATCATCGGGAAAGCCGGAAAAGGGCTGTACATTATTCCGCCTTTTCACTGTGATTATGGAACACACATTTCCGTCGGGAGTCACCTATTTATTAACTACAACTGCACTATCCTGGACGTGGCAAGTGTTGAAATAGGGAATCACGTTCTTTTGGCCCCAAACGTTGCCATTTATACGGCCGGCCACCCCATTCACCCGGCGGCCCGCCGCTCCCAGTACGAATACGGCATACCTGTAAAAATTGGGGATGATGTGTGGATTGGCGGCAGTGCTGTTGTTCTGCCCGGCGTCACCATTGGGAGCGGAAGCGTTATCGGTGCCGGCAGTGTTGTTACCCATGACATTCCCGACAATGTTGTGGCCGCGGGAAATCCGTGCCGCGTCCTGCGCCCCATTACAGAAGACGATAAAAGATTTTACTATCGGGACAAAAAATTCGACCCGGAAGCATGGGCAGCTGTCTGCCCCGAATAA
- a CDS encoding SGNH/GDSL hydrolase family protein, which translates to MKKQIKHILPVFLAAAAALLIVIIVPASVSAAYKSAQKQSASDRAAAAGAAHLEQMEKASTSAVEAKVSAMREQETMAKIASGKGSIWDQFQDYAILGDSRASAFYENGLLEKGRVLAKIGSQITDVKNQVTALKALNPSRIFLMYGLNDIESGDWNNIQAYTEELGQTVSILKQLCPRATVYVNSILPVQSPAYQESTSYYRLAEYNTAIKAYCKKNSISYIDATAVCEAHTDLFEPDGIHYKETFYPFWANTILSEVYNHEKD; encoded by the coding sequence ATGAAAAAACAAATAAAGCACATTTTGCCTGTCTTTCTTGCGGCGGCAGCCGCCCTGTTGATTGTCATCATTGTGCCGGCATCGGTTTCCGCCGCCTACAAAAGCGCGCAGAAGCAAAGCGCCTCGGACCGCGCGGCGGCCGCTGGTGCGGCACATCTGGAGCAGATGGAAAAGGCGAGCACTTCCGCTGTGGAAGCAAAGGTTTCGGCCATGCGGGAGCAGGAAACGATGGCAAAAATCGCGTCTGGGAAAGGTTCCATTTGGGACCAGTTTCAGGACTATGCGATTTTGGGTGACTCCCGTGCATCTGCATTTTATGAAAATGGATTGCTGGAAAAAGGACGTGTCCTCGCAAAAATCGGCTCTCAAATTACAGATGTAAAAAATCAGGTTACTGCGCTAAAAGCGCTCAACCCGTCCCGCATTTTTCTGATGTATGGTTTAAATGATATCGAATCCGGTGACTGGAACAACATACAGGCCTATACGGAAGAGCTTGGTCAAACTGTATCTATTTTAAAGCAGCTTTGCCCGCGCGCAACGGTTTATGTAAACTCTATTCTGCCGGTGCAGTCCCCTGCCTATCAGGAGTCAACATCTTATTACCGCCTAGCGGAATATAACACAGCCATCAAAGCATACTGCAAAAAGAATTCCATTTCTTATATTGATGCAACCGCTGTCTGTGAAGCGCACACTGACCTGTTTGAACCGGACGGCATTCACTATAAAGAAACATTTTACCCCTTCTGGGCCAACACCATTTTATCTGAGGTTTATAATCATGAAAAAGACTGA